In Chlorocebus sabaeus isolate Y175 chromosome 19, mChlSab1.0.hap1, whole genome shotgun sequence, a single genomic region encodes these proteins:
- the CACNA1I gene encoding voltage-dependent T-type calcium channel subunit alpha-1I isoform X3, translated as MLVALGSRKSSVMSLGRMSYDQRSLSSSRSSYYGPWGRSGAWASRRSSWNSLKHKPPSAEHESLLSAERGGGARVCEVTGEEGLPRPAPLHAPHALHAHHAHHGPHLAHRHRHHRRTLSLDTRDSVDLAELVPTVGAHPRAAWRAAGPAPGHEDCNGRMPSIAKDVFTKMGDRRDRGEDEEEIDYTLCFRVRKMIDVYKPDWCEVREDWSVYLFSPENRFRVLCQTIIAHKLFDYVVLAFIFLNCITIALERPQIEAGSTERIFLTVSNYIFTAIFVGEMTLKVVSLGLYFGEQAYLRSSWNVLDGFLVFVSIIDIVVSLASAGGAKILGVLRVLRLLRTLRPLRVISRAPGLKLVVETLISSLKPIGNIVLICCAFFIIFGILGVQLFKGKFYHCLGVDTRNITNRSDCMAANYRWVHHKYNFDNLGQALMSLFVLASKDGWVNIMYNGLDAVAVDQQPVTNHNPWMLLYFISFLLIVSFFVLNMFVGVVVENFHKCRQHQEAEEARRREEKRLRRLEKKRRKAQRLPYYATYCHTRLLIHSMCTSHYLDIFITFIICLNVVTMSLEHYNQPTSLETALKYCNYMFTTVFVLEAVLKLVAFGLRRFFKDRWNQLDLAIVLLSVMGITLEEIEINAALPINPTIIRIMRVLRIARVLKLLKMATGMRALLDTVVQALPQVGNLGLLFMLLFFIYAALGVELFGKLVCNDENPCEGMSRHATFENFGMAFLTLFQVSTGDNWNGIMKDTLRDCTHDERSCLSSLQFVSPLYFVSFVLTAQFVLINVVVAVLMKHLDDSNKEAQEDAEMDAELELEMAHGLGPGPRLPAGSPGAPGRGPGGAGGGGDAEGGLCRRCYSPAQENLWLDSVSLIIKDSLEGELTIIDNLSGSIFHHYSSPAGCKKCHHDKQEVQLAETEAFSLNSDRSSSILLGDDLSLEDPTACPPGPKDSKGELDPPEPMCVRDLDECFFPLSSTAVSPGPENFLCEMEEIPFNPVQSWLKHESSQAAPPSPFSPDASSPLLPMPAEFFHPAVSASQKGPEKGTGAGTLPKIALQGSWASLRSPRVNCTLLRQATGSDTSLDASPSSSAGSLQTTLEDSLTLSDSPRRALGPPAPAPGPRAGLSPAAHRRLSLRGRGLFSLRGLRAHQRSHSSGGSTSPGCTYHDSMDPSDEEGRGGAGGGGAGSEHSETLSSLSLTSLFCPPPPPPLPGLTPARKFSSTSSLAAPGRPRAAAPAHGLARSPSWAADRSKDPLGGAPLPMGLGPLAPPPQPLPGELEPGDAASKRKR; from the exons ATGCTGGTGGCCCTGGGCTCCCGAAAGAGCAGCGTCATGTCTCTGGGGAGGATGAGCTATGATCAGCGCTCCCTG TCCAGCTCCCGGAGCTCCTACTACGGGCCGTGGGGCCGCAGCGGGGCCTGGGCCAGCCGCCGCTCCAGCTGGAACAGCCTCAAGCACAAGCCGCCGTCGGCCGAGCACGAGTCCCTGCTCTCCGCGGAGCGCGGCGGCGGCGCCCGGGTCTGCGAGGTTACCGGGGAGGAGGGGCTGCCACGGCCCGCACCCCTGCACGCCCCGCACGCCCTGCACGCCCACCACGCTCATCACGGGCCCCATCTGGCACACCGCCACCGCCACCACCGCCGGACACTGTCCCTCGACACCAGAGACTCGGTGGACCTGGCCGAGCTGGTGCCCACCGTGGGCGCCCACCCCCGGGCCGCTTGGAGGGCGGCGGGCCCGGCCCCCGGGCATGAGGACTGCAATGGCAGGATGCCCAGCATCGCCAAGGACGTCTTCACCAAGATGGGCGACCGCCGGGATCGcggggaggatgaggaggagatcGACTAC ACCCTGTGCTTCCGCGTCCGCAAGATGATCGACGTCTATAAGCCTGACTGGTGCGAGGTCCGCGAAGACTGGTCTGTCTACCTCTTCTCTCCCGAGAACAG GTTCCGGGTCCTGTGTCAGACCATTATTGCCCACAAGCTCTTCGACTATGTCGtcctggccttcatctttctcaaCTGCATCACCATTGCCCTGGAGCGGCCTCAGATCGAGGCTGGCAGCACT GAACGCATCTTTCTCACCGTGTCCAACTACATCTTTACGGCCATCTTCGTGGGCGAGATGACACTGAAG GTGGTCTCGCTGGGCCTGTACTTCGGCGAGCAGGCATACCTGCGCAGCAGCTGGAACGTGCTGGACGGCTTTCTTGTCTTCGTGTCCATCATCGACATCGTGGTGTCCCTGGCCTCGGCCGGGGGAGCCAAAATCCTGGGGGTCCTCCGAGTCTTGCGGCTCCTGCGCACCCTACGTCCCCTGCG TGTCATCAGCCGGGCACCGGGCCTGAAGCTGGTGGTGGAGACACTCATCTCCTCCCTCAAGCCCATCGGGAACATCGTGCTCATCTGCTGTGCCTTCTTCATCATCTTTGGCATCCTAGGAGTTCAG CTCTTCAAGGGCAAGTTCTACCACTGTCTGGGCGTGGACACCCGCAACATCACCAACCGCTCGGACTGCATGGCCGCCAACTACCGCTGGGTCCATCACAAATACAACTTCGACAACCTGGGCCAG GCTCTGATGTCCCTCTTTGTCCTGGCATCCAAGGATGGTTGGGTGAACATCATGTACAATGGACTGGATGCTGTCGCTGTGGACCAGCAG CCTGTGACCAACCACAACCCCTGGATGCTGCTGTACTTCATCTCCTTCCTGCTCATCGTCAGCTTCTTCGTGCTCAACATGTTTGTGGGTGTCGTGGTGGAGAACTTCCACAAGTGCCGGCAGCACCAGGAGGCTGAAGAGGCGCGGCGGCGGGAGGAGAAGCGGCTGCGGCGCCTGGAGAAGAAGCGCCGGA AGGCCCAGCGGCTGCCCTACTATGCCACCTATTGTCACACCCGACTGCTCATCCACTCCATGTGCACCAGCCACTACCTGGACATCTTCATCACCTTCATCATCTGCCTCAACGTGGTCACCATGTCCCTGGAGCACTACAATCAGCCCACG TCCCTGGAGACAGCCCTCAAGTACTGCAACTATATGTTCACCACTGTGTTTGTGCTGGAGGCTGTACTGAAGCTGGTGGCATTTGGTCTGAGGCGCTTCTTCAAGGACCG ATGGAACCAGCTGGACCTGGCCATTGTGCTACTGTCAGTCATGGGCATCACACTGGAGGAGATAGAGATTAATGCGGCCCTGCCCATCAACCCCACCATCATCCGCATCATGAGGGTTCTGCGCATCGCCCGAG TGCTGAAGCTGTTGAAGATGGCCACAGGGATGCGGGCCCTGCTGGACACGGTGGTGCAAGCTTTGCCCCAG GTGGGCAACCTGGGCCTCCTCTTCATGCTGCTCTTCTTCATCTATGCTGCCCTTGGGGTGGAGCTCTTCGGGAAGCTGG TCTGCAACGATGAGAACCCATGCGAGGGCATGAGCCGACATGCCACCTTCGAGAACTTCGGCATGGCCTTCCTCACGCTCTTCCAGGTCTCCACGGGTGACAACTGGAACGGGATCATGAAG GACACGCTGCGGGACTGCACCCATGATGAGCGCAGCTGCCTGAGCAGCCTGCAGTTTGTGTCACCGCTGTACTTCGTGAGCTTCGTGCTCACCGCGCAGTTCGTGCTCATCAACGTGGTGGTGGCTGTGCTCATGAAGCACCTGGACGACAGCAATAAGGAGGCGCAGGAGGACGCCGAGATGGATGCCGAGCTCGAGCTGGAGATGGCCCATGGCCTGGGCCCCGGCCCGAGGCTGCCTGCCGGCTCCCCGGGCGCCCCTGGCCGAGGGCCGGGAGGGGCGGGCGGCGGGGGCGACGCCGAGGGCGGCTTGTGCCGGCGCTGCTACTCGCCTGCCCAG GAGAACCTGTGGCTGGACAGCGTCTCTTTAATCATCAAGGACTCCTTGGAGGGGGAGCTGACCATCATCGACAACCTCTCGGGCTCCATATTCCACCACTACTCCTCGCCCGCCGGCTGCAAGAAATGTCACCACGACAAGCAAGAG GTGCAGCTGGCCGAGACGGAGGCCTTCTCCCTGAACTCAGACAGGTCCTCGTCCATCCTGCTGGGTGACGACCTGAGCCTTGAGGACCCCACAGCCTGCCCCCCTGGCCCCAAAGACAGCAAG GGTGAGCTGGACCCACCTGAGCCCATGTGTGTGAGAGACCTGGACGAATGCTTCTTCCCCTTGTCCTCTACGGCTGTCTCACCGGGTCCAGAGAACTTCCTGTGTGAGATGGAGGAGATCCCATTCAACCCTGTCCAGTCCTGGCTGAAACATGAGAGCAGTCAAG CAGCACCCCCAAGTCCCTTCTCCCCGGACGCCTCCAGCCCTCTCCTGCCCATGCCAGCCGAGTTCTTCCACCCTGCAGTGTCTGCCAGCCAGAAAGGCCCAGAAAAGGGCACCGGCGCTGGGACCCTCCCCAAGATTGCGCTGCAGGGCTCCTGGGCATCTCTGCGGTCACCAAGGGTCAACTGTACCCTCCTCCGGCAG GCCACCGGGAGCGACACGTCGCTGGACGCCAGCCCCAGCAGCTCCGCGGGCAGCCTGCAGACCACGCTGGAGGACAGCCTGACCCTGAGCGACAGCCCCCGGCGCGCCCTGGGGCCGCCCGCGCCTGCTCCGGGACCCCGGGCCGGCCTGTCCCCCGCCGCGCACCGCCGCCTGAGCCTGCGGGGCCGGGGCCTGTTCAGCCTGCGGGGGCTGCGGGCGCATCAGCGCAGCCACAGCAGCGGGGGCTCCACCAGCCCGGGCTGCACCTACCACGACTCCATGGACCCCTCGGACGAGGAGGGCCGCGGCGGCGCGGGCGGCGGGGGCGCGGGCAGCGAGCACTCGGAGACCCTCAGCAGCCTCTCGCTCACTTCCCTCTTCTgcccgccgcccccgccgccgctCCCCGGCCTCACGCCCGCCAGGAAGTTCAGCAGCACCAGCAGCCTGGCCGCCCCCGGCCGCCCCCGCGCCGCCGCCCCGGCCCACGGCCTGGCCCGGAGCCCCTCGTGGGCCGCGGACCGCAGCAAGGACCCCCTGGGCGGGGCACCGCTGCCCATGGGCCTGGGCCCCTTGGCGCCCCCGCCGCAACCGCTCCCCGGAGAGCTGGAGCCGGGAGACGCCGCCAGCAAGAGGAAGAGATGA